A single Kryptolebias marmoratus isolate JLee-2015 linkage group LG16, ASM164957v2, whole genome shotgun sequence DNA region contains:
- the LOC108228733 gene encoding uncharacterized protein LOC108228733 — MDPSQPGSLYLRSTSTVSLHERFSQVLMKPQTRSIPVTSDPSSLQRRGFLQPARSVKRAVLTLPQRMKQQLRKRRSVWARLGWQPSGFWSFRNKYRWGARPAPTWRRRRNLLRPLGQRRLLQNLTPGRRHVSPTLRRGGATTLKGRGFYRKNVPTKKQLDAQLDEYMSLSRSRLDQDLDDYMSMSRRHLDAQLDDYMLMAGQSTED; from the exons ATGGATCCGTCTCAGCCCGGCTCGTTGTACCTGAGGAGCACCTCAACGGTTTCTCTCCACGAGCG CTTCTCTCAGGTTCTGATGAAGCCGCAAACCCGGTCCATTccagtgacctctgaccccagtTCACTGCAAAGAAGGGGCTTCTTACAGCCGGCCCGGTCCGTAAAGAGGGCGGTGCTGACACTGCCACAG AggatgaagcagcagctgaggaagaggaggagcgtCTGGGCTCGACTCGGGTGGCAGCCTTCGGGTTTCTGGAGCTTCAGGAACAAGTACAGGTGGGGTGCCAGGCCCGCCCCCACCTGGAGGA gacgGAGGAACCTTCTCCGCCCACTCGGTCAGCGCCGCCTCCTGCAGAATCTGACTCCAG GACGACGACACGTGAGTCCGACGCTGCGGAGGGGCGGAGCCACAACATTAAAGGGGCGTGGTTTTTACAGGAAGAACGTTCCAACCAAGAAGCAGCTGGACGCACAGCTGGATGAGTATATGTCCCTGTCCCGGAGCAGACTGGACCAGGACCTGGACGACTACATGTCCATGTCCCGGAGACATCTGGATGCACAGCTGGACGACTACATGCTGATGGCGGGACAGTCGACGGAGGACTGA
- the aste1a gene encoding protein asteroid homolog 1, which translates to MGVQGLASFLENHRRIHREVQFRRSRLVIDGCNLNYLLYFSSGLDENHGEEYAAFERLVESFISALRSCDISPYVVLDGASDVSDKKDETLARRSEERVQKASQAATSSRPMHVLPQLAKLVFRQTLVRLEVPVAQCFAESDQEIAALASEWKCPVLSNDSDFFIFDLPAGFLPISHFCWKEVKRSGSQNFISCRRFYTSSFCIFFGIQRQLLPTFAALAGNDYVKLREIRWTQFVPEDQGKPHRLEGLLRWLQDFQQPQDALEAALGLMGDLSTKTREELLQKLHQGMEGYELCPSSLSRFFLHGVPPELSALKEVGLVPLWMLLPLTQARLTADVLDVLHLHTMTGLSPVVEPEELRSSNQISRRIRQVMYGLLLCNTESLQVREIDRDGLKLRSIPVSPMFTRTSKRFKLSSLNQEDRSDRLQVLLEVLGVTQDSLSLLPPQLKLGGHLLLAAESRTSSGPEPAEGSAAGDQHWNQDRTCLQRADRSCTQKLDINVVYSFNQWQVCLKNSIWLNQLLGFPLPEPDIARLFEGTLVHQLVHNMRTGGKPKTLMKSDRTSKEQYRTMLSILHQVQAQQAGVGSENREKASTRKQEQQEPLKEPPLNLQQLFLLHHHEETDPEAHIDVQTLEELQLEEQLSVRTRFKTKDRSNRCNKVQTDPEEGLQGAGHNLTGVGPPN; encoded by the exons ATGGGTGTTCAGGGCCTGGCCTCGTTCCTGGAGAACCACCGGAGGATCCACAGGGAGGTCCAGTTCAGGAGGAGCCGGCTGGTGATCGACGGCTGCAACCTGAACTACCTGCTGTACTTCAGCTCAG gTCTGGATGAGAATCATGGCGAGGAGTACGCAGCCTTTGAGCGCCTGGTTGAGAGCTTCATCTCAGCCCTCAgaagctgtgacatcagtccaTATGTGGTTCTGGACGGCGCTTCGGATGTCTCGGACAAAAAGGACGAAACGTTGGCGAGGAGATCCGAGGAGCGGGTCCAGAAGGCCAGTCAGGCAGCGACGAGCAGCAGGCCAATGCACGTCCTCCCACAGCTGGCCAAGCTGGTGTTCAGACAGACGCTGGTCCGGCTGGAGGTTCCGGTGGCCCAGTGCTTCGCAGAGTCGGACCAGGAGATCGCTGCTCTGGCGTCTGAATGGAAGTGTCCAGTTCTTTCAAACGACAGCGACTTCTTCATCTTTGACCTGCCTGCAGGGTTCCTGCCCATATCTCATTTCTGTTGGAAGGAGGTGAAACGAAGCGGCTCTCAGAACTTCATTTCCTGCAGGAGGTTCTACACCTCCAGTTTCTGTATCTTCTTTGGAATCCAGCGGCAGCTCCTGCCCACCTTCGCCGCCTTGGCTGGGAACGACTATGTGAAGCTGAGAGAGATCAGGTGGACCCAGTTTGTCCCTGAAGACCAGGGGAAGCCCCACCGCTTGGAGGGTCTCCTCCGTTGGCTGCAGGACTTCCAGCAACCTCAGGACGCCTTGGAGGCTGCGCTGGGGCTGATGGGAGATCTGAGCACGAAGACCAGGGAGGAGCTCCTGCAGAAACTGCATCAGGGGATGGAGGGGTACGAGCTGTGTCCGAGCTCTCTGAGCAGGTTCTTCCTTCATGGAGTCCCACCTGAGCTCTCTGCACTGAAGGAG gttgGTCTGGTCCCACTCTGGATGCTGCTCCCTCTGACCCAGGCCCGGCTCACGGCCGACGTTCTGGATGTTCTGCATCTCCACACGATGACGGGTCTCAGCCCGGTGGTAGAACCGGAGGAGCTGCGCAGCTCCAACCAGATCTCCAGGCGGATCCGACAGGTGATGTACGGGCTTCTGCTGTGTAACACGGAGTCTCTTCAGGTGCGGGAGATCGACAGAGACGGGCTGAAGCTGAGGTCCATCCCGGTCAGCCCGATGTTCACCAGAACCAGCAAACGGTTCAAACTCAGCTCTCTGAACCAG GAGGACCGCTCTGATCGTCTGCAGGTTCTACTGGAGGTTCTGGGGGTGACCCAGGACTCTCTGAGCCTCCTGCCCCCCCAGCTGAAACTGGGGGGGCACCTGCTTCTGGCTGCAGAGAGCAGAACCTCCTCCGGACCCGAGCCTGCTGAAGGCTCTGCTGCAGGGGATCAGCACTGGAACCAAGACCGGACCT gtcTGCAGAGAGCCGATCGCAGCTGCACCCAGAAGCTGGACATTAATGTGGTTTATTCCTTTAATCAGTGGCAGGTTTGTCTGAAGAACTCCATCTGGCTGAACCAGCTGCTGGGTTTCCCTCTGCCGGAACCGGACATCGCTCG aCTCTTTGAAGGGACGCTGGTCCACCAGCTGGTCCACAACATGAGGACCGGAGGGAAACCGAAGACGCTGATGAAGAGCGACAGGACCAGTAAGGAGCAGTACCGCACCATGCTCTCCATCCTTCACCAGGTTCAGGCCCAGCAGGCAGGGGTGGGCTCAGAGAACCGAGAGAAAGCCTCGACCCGGAAACAAGAACAACAGGAACCTCTGAAAGAACCACCActaaacctgcagcagctgttccTGCTCCACCACCACGAGGAGACAGACCCAGAAGCTCACATTGACGTCCAAAcactggaggagctgcagctggaggagcagctaTCTGTCCGAACTCGGTTCAAAACCAAAGACAGGAGCAACAGATGCAACAAAGTACAGACTGACCCGGAAGAAGGACTGCAGGGGGCAGGACATAATCTGACGGGGGTGGGACCTCCTAACTGA